The DNA region CCCGGGCATTAAGCACCATCTCTAGCCGCTTTTCCCAATCGGGTTCTGCATAAAATCCCTTTAAATATTTAGGCCCCATCCAGCCTGCATCGGCATCAAAAAGTTTTTCTTGAAAAGCTCGCCGGGCGATCATTGTGACCTGACCCCGCCGGGCGATCGCCCCCAAAGCGAGATGCCCAGTCGATAAACCACCACCAACGATAATAATTCGTTCACCTTTGAGATGTAATCCCCGTAAATCAACGTGGTCACTATGGCAAAGACGATCCGGTGGATATGGCATTTCAATGGAGTCGAGCCATTGAGGTAGCTGCCTTTGGGTGCGATTTGTTGCGAGGACAACCCGCCGCGCGACCCATTGATTACCATTGTCCAAAGTGAGCGTAAATTTGCGCTGGTTTTCCGTGGGTGGCTCCAAATCAGTGACTGCCGCTGGAATCACGTGCTTTTCTACTTGAAATTCTTTAATGGCTGCCTGACAAAAATCCGCAAACAATTTTGTGCCGGGCAAATCATAGGGCGGAAATAATTCGTTGGCACGCTTTTCAGCAAACCGTCTTAACGCAAATGGATCTGGATGAGGATGATGTACAGCAGGCGAGCGCAGATGGGAGATATCCTGGGCGGCGAACTGATGATGCCAATTGGCAAGCCATTGGCCATGGGGATCAAAAACCGTGATTCGCTGACGCAACTTAGGTCGCTTTTTGAGGAGATGCAGCACCAAAGTCAAACTTTGTACTCCGGCCCCGACCACAGCAATGTCACATTGCTGTAGGTTTTTCTTGTCGGTTAGTGAAGCAAAAGGCATTTTCACAGCAAACCTACGATAGAACGAGAATGATAATCATTATCGTAATATAGATAGTGGTTTATTATTCGATCGCAAGTCAGCGAATCGGCTGGCAGCAGTTAGGAAAACCATGATTGATTGGACTAAAACAAAAATTTTGGCGATCGCCGGATTAGCGGGAGCCGGAAAGACCCAATGGTTGCGAGAGCAATTAAAAGATCAAAGTGATGAGGTCATCTATTTCGCACCTCAAACAACCG from [Leptolyngbya] sp. PCC 7376 includes:
- a CDS encoding FAD/NAD(P)-binding domain-containing protein; this translates as MPFASLTDKKNLQQCDIAVVGAGVQSLTLVLHLLKKRPKLRQRITVFDPHGQWLANWHHQFAAQDISHLRSPAVHHPHPDPFALRRFAEKRANELFPPYDLPGTKLFADFCQAAIKEFQVEKHVIPAAVTDLEPPTENQRKFTLTLDNGNQWVARRVVLATNRTQRQLPQWLDSIEMPYPPDRLCHSDHVDLRGLHLKGERIIIVGGGLSTGHLALGAIARRGQVTMIARRAFQEKLFDADAGWMGPKYLKGFYAEPDWEKRLEMVLNARDGGSLTPMVMRQLRQAKRKDTITLKPECQIQTARWQGNHWQLYCDNGEIVEGDRLWLATGSRFHLDAEPLLQKVRERHPQPSINGFPILDKYLRWQGCDLFLMGGLVALQIGPTARNISGARIACDRLVPALTKSSLQRVYGGIGCNRVSA